The Deinococcus radiotolerans region AGTGTTGCCTGATCTAGTGACACTGTTCATCTAGGGGAGTCCACCCGAGAGCTAGGCCGCCCGGTGGACGCCGACTTCCATCCCATGCGCGCGCGAGGCCGGCACCATCAGCCGCGCCCACCCGCGATCCGCGCGGCGTCCGGCGTGGCGCGCAGGGCCCTCATGGCCAGCGCGCCCAGCAGCGGCCCCAGCGCCCACAGCGCAAACAGGCCCGGCCAGCCCAGTGCGCCCAGCAGCGCCGGCACCAGGGCGATGGTCACGCCCGTCAGCGTGAACCCCAGGGCCAGCTGCGCGGTCAGGACCGTACCCACGTACGCTCCAGGCGCGATCTCACTGATGACCGTGCTGAACTGCGCGCTGTCCGCAATGATCCAGAACCCCCAGAACAGGCTCAGCGCCAGCACCAGCGCTGGACTGGGCGGCCCGACCAGCAGCAGCCCCGCCAGCGCCAGGGCCGACCCGCCGGAGAGCCACATCGCGAGTTCCGTCAGGCGGGTGCGGCCCCAGCGGTCCCCCAGCACGCCTCCCACCACGCACCCCAGCCCACCCACGCCCACCACGCAGAAGGTCGCCAGCGCCGCGCCGCGCGGGACGTCCACGGCGCCCACTCCGCTCAGGACACCACTGAAGAACAGGGCGAACCACGTCCACAGGGCGTACAGCTCCCACATGTGCCCCAGGTACCCCAGGGTCGTCAGCGCCGGGCCGCGCGCCGTGAGGACCCGCCACGCCTGCGCGGGCCGGAACGGTGGGGCCTGGGTGCTCCGCGGTCCCGGCGGCACCGGCAGCGCCAGCAGGCCCCCCAGCGCGGCCAGCAGACTGGTCGTGGCGATCACGACACGCCAGTCCGCGCCGCCCAGGGCGTTGACCAGGTGCGGCAGGGCCGAACCCAGCGTCAGGGCCCCCACCATGACCCCCAGCGCCAGGCCGCGCCCCCGCGTGAAGTAGGCGCTCATGGCCCGCAGGGCGGGCGGATAGACCAGCGCCAGCGCCGCCCCCACCCCCGCCCGCGCCACGAGCGCCCCGCCCAGCGCCGGGTGCAGCAGCAGCGCCGCGTTCGCCCCGGCGGCCAGCAGCGCACCCGCCAGAATCAGCATCCGCGGCTGCACCCGGTCCGCGAGATTCAGGGCGGCGCTGAGCACCGCGCCCAGCACGAAACCCCACTGCACGGCCAGGGTCAGCCACGAGCCCTGATAGGCGTTCAGGCCCCAGCCGTCCCGCAACTGAGGCAGCGCGGCCGCAGCGCTGAACCACGGGGCCATGCTGAGGACCACGCTCAGGGCCAGCAGGGTCAATGCCACGTTCGGGGGCGGGGGAGAGGCGGCGCTCAGGCGGAACATCACGCGGCCTCCCCGGCGCGCTGGACGCCGCTCAGAACGCCGCGTCCAGCGCGGCGCGCCGCGCCCGCGCAATCGGGCGGCGGTGGTCACCCTCGGGCAGCAGGCCGTCCAGGACGTCCAGACACTCCGGGTCGTCGAACCGCGCCGCGTAACGCCACAGCAGGTCCGGATCGCCACTGCGGCACACTGCCTCCCGCAGCGCCGCGTCCAGGTACTCACGCCAGTACGTCAGCAGCGGCGACGCCGAATGCGGCAGCAGCGGCCCGTCGTACAGGTCGGCCGCCTCGCTCACCCGGCCGGCCAGCAGCAGTTCCTCGACCCGCTGCGCGTCCAGCGTCACGGGCACCCCCAGCCGGTACGGCCGGGACGCGATCTGCCCGCCCAGCAGCGCCCGCAGGGTACTCACCTCAGATTTCAGGGTGCTCAGACTGATCGGCTGATCCCCGTACACGTGCGCGTGCAGGGCGTCCAGCGTCAGGCCGCCCGGGTTCAGGGCCAGGACGCCCAGCAGCTCGTGCTGCCGCGGCGTGAGGTGCAGGCGCTGCCCCCCGAAGGTCACGCGCGGCGATCCGCAGAACGCCAGGTGCAGCTGACCGGCCGGCACGCTGGGCCGCCCCTGGATGGCCTGCTCGATCTGCGCGGCGTAATGCCGGGCGCTGGCCAGCCCCAGCGGCGTGCTGTGCTCCCAGGTGCTGCTGATGTCCAGCACGCCCAGCAGCGCGCCCGTCCCCGTATCCCGGATGGGACTGGAGTAACACACCCAGTCGTGCACGGTCTGCACGTAATGCTCGGCGCTGAAGACCCGCACCGGCTGGCGCGTGCGCAGCGACAGGGCCAGGGCGTTCGTGCCCACGCTCCCCTCACCCCACTGGCCGCCGGGCACGAAATTCACGCCGCGCGCCAGGCCGGTCATGCGCTCGCTGCCCTGCGTCCACAGCAGCGTGCCGTCCACGTCCCCCACCGCCACGATCAGGTCGGCTTCCTCAGCCAGGCGGCGCAGCTCGGGGATCAGGCCGCGCACGCCGTACTCCAGCGGGCTCTCCTGCCAGGCGTGCTGCACATCCGCCTCGTTCTTGACGGGCGCGCTGACCCGTTCGGGCGGCACGGTCAGGGATGAGCGCGCCCAGGACGCCGCGACCTCCTCGGTCACGGGCGTGCCTGCGGGCACCGGCGCGTGCTGCTGGGACACGTACCGGTACCAGGCGCTGATCAGTTTCTGCCGTTCCAGCGTCAATCTGTCGTTCATAGCGCGTCCTCGTGAAGCGGCCAGCGCCGCGCGGCCACGTCGGGGAGCCCCGCCGTGAGCGGCGAATTCCGGCTCGGGTGATGACCTCACGCTAGCACTTCCGCCGCTGCGGCAGCGTGCCCGGCGCGCAGCCCGTCTGCACGGGAGCTCCCACCTGGGGCGGGCGCGCGCGAGTGTGCCCGGCCACGCACCCTTTTCCAACCTTCATGTGTTTAGATGGGGTCGGTCAGACAACTCAGGTTCCAGCTCTGGAACTCCCTCATTCCACCCCAGCCCGTGGGAGGCCCGCATGAACGTCACCCTGACAGTGAACGGCAAGACCTACACCCGTGACGTGGAGCCCAGAACGCTCCTCGTCCACTTCCTGCGCGAGGATCTCGGCCTGACCGGCACGCACGTCGGCTGCGACACCAGTCAGTGCGGCGCGTGCACCGTGCACGTGAACGGCGACGCCGTGAAAAGCTGCACCCTCCTGGCCGTTCAGGCCCAGGGCGCCGAAGTCACCACCATCGAGGGCCTCGGCACGCCCGGCGACCTGCACCCCCTCCAGACTGGCTTCTGGGAGGAACACGGCCTTCAGTGCGGGTTCTGCACGCCCGGCATGATCATGGCCAGCGCCGAACTCCTGAAGCACAACCCCAACCCCAGCGAGGACGTCATCCGCCACCACCTGGAAGGGAACTACTGCCGCTGCACCGGGTACCACAACATCGTCAAGGCCGTGCAGCACGCCGCAGCCGCCATGCAGGGCGGCGCGGGCCAGGCTGCCGACGACTGAAGACCAGCTCGGGGCCCTGACCGCTGAGTGGGGCTCTGTCCCGCCCCCAGCGCCGACGGCCCATCCCCAGGGAGGCATCACCCCATGAGCGAATCCCGTACCGACAAGTACTTCGGGCAGGCCCTCAAGCGCAAGGAGGACCCGCGTTTCATCACCGGCACCGGGCACTACACCGACGATATGGTCCTGCACGGCATGGTGCACGCCGCGATGGTCCGCAGTCCCTACGCGCACGCGAAGATCGGCGTGATTCACACCGACGCCGTGCAGAGCATGCCCGGCGTGATCCGCGTCCTGACCGGCCAGGACGTGCAGGAGGCCGGACTGGGTAGCATCCCGGTCGGCTGGCTGCTGCCGGACCTCAAGACGCCCGCCCACCCCGCCATCGCCCTGACGGAAGCGAACCACGTTGGGGACATCGTGGCCGTCGTGATTGCCGAGACCCGCGCGCAGGCCGAGGACGCCGCCGCCGCACTGGAAGTCGAGTACGACGCGCTGCCCGCCGTGGCCACCACCCACGCGGCCCTGGCCGACGGCGCGCCCCTGGTGCATGACGACGTGCCCGGCAACGTCGCCTTCCACTGGGAGATCGGGGACGAGGCCGCCACCACCGAGGCCTTCAACGGCGCGGCCCGCAAGGTGCACGTGAAGCTGCGCAACCACCGCCTGGTCGCCAACCCCATCGAGCCGCGCAGCAGCCTCGCGCAGTTCACCCCGGCCGGCGGCGACTACCTGCTGTACACCACCAGCCAGAATCCCCACATTCACCGCCTGATCATCGCGGCGTTCGTGATGAGCATCCCCGAGCACAAGCTGCGCGTGATCAGCCCCGACGTGGGCGGCGGTTTCGGCACGAAGATCTTCCAGTACCAGGAAGAGGTCATCGTGCTGCTCGCCTCGCGCCTGATCGGCCGCCCCGTCAAGTGGACCGCGCGGCGCAGCGAGGCCTTCGTCAGCGACGCGCAGGGCCGCGACCATGACACCGAGGCCGAACTGGCCGTCAGTGACGACGGGAAGATCCTGGGCTTCCGCGTGAACACCCACGCGAACCTCGGCGCGTATCAGACCCTGTTCGCGCCCGCCGTGCCCACGTACCTGTACGGCACCCTGCTGAACGGCGTGTACAAGATCCCCGCCATTCACGCCAAGGTCACGGGCGTCATGACGAACACCGTCCCCGTGGACGCCTACCGCGGCGCCGGCCGTCCCGAGGCCACGTACCTCATCGAGCGGATCGTGGACATGGCCGCGCACGAACTGAACATGGACCCGGCCGAACTGCGCCGCCAGAACTTCATCCAGCCCGACGAGTTCCCCTACCAGACGCCCGTGGCGCTCGTGTACGACAGCGGCGACTACGAACCCGCCCTGGATCAGGCCATGCAGATGATGGACTACGCCGCCCTGCGCGAGGAACAGGCCCGCATGAAAGGCGGCAAGAAGATCCTGGGCGTCGGCCTGATCTCCTTCCTGGAAGCCTGCGGCCTGGCCCCCAGTGCCCTGGTCGGGCAGCTCGGCGCGCAGGCCGGCCAGTGGGAATCCAGCCTCGTACGCGTGCACCCCACCGGGAAGGTCGAACTGTACACCGGCAGCCACAGCCACGGGCAGGGCCACGAGACGGCCTTCCCGCAGATCGCCGCCGACGAACTCCAGATTCCCATCGAGGACATCGAACTCATCCACGGGGATACCGGCCGCATGCCCTACGGCTGGGGCACCTACGGCAGCCGCTCGGCCGCGGTGGGCGGCAGCGCCCTGAAACTCGCGCTGCAGAAGATCACCGCGAAGATGAAGAAGATCGCCGCGCACCTCCTGGAAGCCAGCGAGGACGACATCGAGCACGAGGGCGGCGTGTTCCGCATCAAGGGCGCGCCCGACAAGAGCAAAACCTTCTTCGACATCGCCCTGATGGCCCACCTCGCGCACAACTACCCCGCGGACCTGGAACCCGGGCTGGAAGCCACCGCGTTCTACGACCCCAAGAACTTCGTGTACCCCTTCGGGACGCACATCGCCGTCGTCGAGATCGACACCGACACCGGCCACGTGAAACTGCGCGGCTACGGCAGTGTCGACGACTGCGGGCCCCTCATCAACCCCCTGATCGCCGAGGGGCAGGTGCACGGCGGGATCGCCCAGGGCATGGGGCAGGCGCTGCTGGAAGAAGCCGCGTACGACGAGGACGGCAACCTGCTGGCCGGGACGTACATGGAGTACGCCATGCCCCGCGCGGACGACGTGCCGTTCATCCAGCACGGCCACACCGTCACCCCCAGCCCCCACAACCCCCTGGGCGTCAAGGGCATCGGCGAGGCCGGCACCATCGCCAGCACCGCCGCCGTCGCCAACGCCGTCATGGACGCCCTGTGGCACGAGGCGGGCATCGCGCACCTCGACATGCCCTACACCGCCGAGAAGGTCTGGCGCGCCCTCAGGGAAGCCAGGGGCGGCAGCCAGCCGCAGGCCGCCGACGACTGAAGCGTTGATGGAAGAAGGTTGATGGTCGGTCGACCGTTCCTTCTCCATCAACTGTCCCCTTTCAACCCTCACCCCCATCCCGGAGGGATTCATGTATCCAGCCAGTTTCGAGTACCACAAGGCCGAGAGTGTCGATCAGGCCCTTGCCGCCCTTGCCGAGAATCCTGACCTGAAGGTCATCGCGGGGGGGCACAGTCTGCTGCCCGCCATGAAGCTTCGGCTGGCGCAGCCGCCCGCGCTGCTGGACATCTGGGGCATTCAGGAGATGAAAGGCATCACCCGCGACGGGAACTACTGGGTGGTCGGCGCGATGACCACCCACGCGGATGTGCTGCGCAGCGACCTGCCGCTGTTCCCCGAGGTGGCTGGCTGGGTCGGCGACCCGATGGTCCGCAACCGCGGCACCATCGGCGGCTCCCTGGCGCACGCTGACCCCAGCGCCGACTACCCCGCTGCCGCGCTGGCGCTGGGCGTGGAGTTCGTCATCCGCGGCCCCGGCGGCGAGCGCACCGTGCATGCGGACGACATGTTCCAGGGCATGTTCGAGAGTGCCGTGCAGCCCGGTGAACTCCTGACGCACATCCGCATTCCCGCGACCACGCAGGCGAGCGCGTACGAGAAGTTCCGCCACCCCGCCAGCCACTACGCCGTCGTGGGCGTCGCCGTGGTCCGGCACGCGGACGGCAGCGTGCGCGCCGCGTACACTGGCGCCGCCGAGAAGGCCCACCGCCTGACGACACTGGAGGATGCCGTGAACGGCTCCCAGAGCGTGCCCACTGGTCTCGTAGACGCGGGTGACCTGCTCGGGGACCGTTTCGCCAGCGCCGAGTACCGCGCGCACCTCGTGGACGTCCTCGCCGCGCGGGCCGTCGAACGCCTCAGCTGACCTGATCTGCCCGGCCCGCTCTCCGGTGTGAGGGCGGGCCGAACTGTGTCCTCCTGTGCCCGCAGGCGGTCAGGGTGCCTACTGGATCAGTCCGGCGATCCCGTTGATCGTCACCGCGATGATCACGGTCCCGAACACGAAGGACAACAGCGCGTGCCCCAGCAGCAGGCGGCGCATAGCGCGAGTGTTCAGGTTCGTGTCACTGACCTGATACGTCATGCCGACCGTGAGGGCCAGGTACGCGAAGTCCCAGTAGGTGGGTTCCTCCAGGTTGCTGTCCCCATGCGGGAACTGCACGCCGTGCCCGTCGCGGTAGTGGCGGCGGGCGTAGTGCAGGGTGTACTCGGTCTGCACGAGCAGCCAGCTGCTGGCCACCGTGGCGACCGCCAGGGCCGTCAGCAGCAGTTCGCGGGTGCCTCTGGCGTCATGCGCGTCGGACAGCAGAAAGATGACACCCACCAGACTGACCAGGGCGGCCGTCATGGTGATGGTCCCGGCCAGC contains the following coding sequences:
- a CDS encoding DUF1345 domain-containing protein gives rise to the protein MTPTERRHHHAARRLLIGIATSLVIGLATPATWPAEARILIGWNVLTLTVMAQLWPLMMSAGPGRTRELATREDDSRALAGTITMTAALVSLVGVIFLLSDAHDARGTRELLLTALAVATVASSWLLVQTEYTLHYARRHYRDGHGVQFPHGDSNLEEPTYWDFAYLALTVGMTYQVSDTNLNTRAMRRLLLGHALLSFVFGTVIIAVTINGIAGLIQ
- a CDS encoding xanthine dehydrogenase family protein molybdopterin-binding subunit produces the protein MSESRTDKYFGQALKRKEDPRFITGTGHYTDDMVLHGMVHAAMVRSPYAHAKIGVIHTDAVQSMPGVIRVLTGQDVQEAGLGSIPVGWLLPDLKTPAHPAIALTEANHVGDIVAVVIAETRAQAEDAAAALEVEYDALPAVATTHAALADGAPLVHDDVPGNVAFHWEIGDEAATTEAFNGAARKVHVKLRNHRLVANPIEPRSSLAQFTPAGGDYLLYTTSQNPHIHRLIIAAFVMSIPEHKLRVISPDVGGGFGTKIFQYQEEVIVLLASRLIGRPVKWTARRSEAFVSDAQGRDHDTEAELAVSDDGKILGFRVNTHANLGAYQTLFAPAVPTYLYGTLLNGVYKIPAIHAKVTGVMTNTVPVDAYRGAGRPEATYLIERIVDMAAHELNMDPAELRRQNFIQPDEFPYQTPVALVYDSGDYEPALDQAMQMMDYAALREEQARMKGGKKILGVGLISFLEACGLAPSALVGQLGAQAGQWESSLVRVHPTGKVELYTGSHSHGQGHETAFPQIAADELQIPIEDIELIHGDTGRMPYGWGTYGSRSAAVGGSALKLALQKITAKMKKIAAHLLEASEDDIEHEGGVFRIKGAPDKSKTFFDIALMAHLAHNYPADLEPGLEATAFYDPKNFVYPFGTHIAVVEIDTDTGHVKLRGYGSVDDCGPLINPLIAEGQVHGGIAQGMGQALLEEAAYDEDGNLLAGTYMEYAMPRADDVPFIQHGHTVTPSPHNPLGVKGIGEAGTIASTAAVANAVMDALWHEAGIAHLDMPYTAEKVWRALREARGGSQPQAADD
- a CDS encoding (2Fe-2S)-binding protein: MNVTLTVNGKTYTRDVEPRTLLVHFLREDLGLTGTHVGCDTSQCGACTVHVNGDAVKSCTLLAVQAQGAEVTTIEGLGTPGDLHPLQTGFWEEHGLQCGFCTPGMIMASAELLKHNPNPSEDVIRHHLEGNYCRCTGYHNIVKAVQHAAAAMQGGAGQAADD
- a CDS encoding FAD binding domain-containing protein, which gives rise to MYPASFEYHKAESVDQALAALAENPDLKVIAGGHSLLPAMKLRLAQPPALLDIWGIQEMKGITRDGNYWVVGAMTTHADVLRSDLPLFPEVAGWVGDPMVRNRGTIGGSLAHADPSADYPAAALALGVEFVIRGPGGERTVHADDMFQGMFESAVQPGELLTHIRIPATTQASAYEKFRHPASHYAVVGVAVVRHADGSVRAAYTGAAEKAHRLTTLEDAVNGSQSVPTGLVDAGDLLGDRFASAEYRAHLVDVLAARAVERLS
- a CDS encoding MFS transporter, with protein sequence MFRLSAASPPPPNVALTLLALSVVLSMAPWFSAAAALPQLRDGWGLNAYQGSWLTLAVQWGFVLGAVLSAALNLADRVQPRMLILAGALLAAGANAALLLHPALGGALVARAGVGAALALVYPPALRAMSAYFTRGRGLALGVMVGALTLGSALPHLVNALGGADWRVVIATTSLLAALGGLLALPVPPGPRSTQAPPFRPAQAWRVLTARGPALTTLGYLGHMWELYALWTWFALFFSGVLSGVGAVDVPRGAALATFCVVGVGGLGCVVGGVLGDRWGRTRLTELAMWLSGGSALALAGLLLVGPPSPALVLALSLFWGFWIIADSAQFSTVISEIAPGAYVGTVLTAQLALGFTLTGVTIALVPALLGALGWPGLFALWALGPLLGALAMRALRATPDAARIAGGRG
- a CDS encoding GAF domain-containing protein; the protein is MNDRLTLERQKLISAWYRYVSQQHAPVPAGTPVTEEVAASWARSSLTVPPERVSAPVKNEADVQHAWQESPLEYGVRGLIPELRRLAEEADLIVAVGDVDGTLLWTQGSERMTGLARGVNFVPGGQWGEGSVGTNALALSLRTRQPVRVFSAEHYVQTVHDWVCYSSPIRDTGTGALLGVLDISSTWEHSTPLGLASARHYAAQIEQAIQGRPSVPAGQLHLAFCGSPRVTFGGQRLHLTPRQHELLGVLALNPGGLTLDALHAHVYGDQPISLSTLKSEVSTLRALLGGQIASRPYRLGVPVTLDAQRVEELLLAGRVSEAADLYDGPLLPHSASPLLTYWREYLDAALREAVCRSGDPDLLWRYAARFDDPECLDVLDGLLPEGDHRRPIARARRAALDAAF